One Helicobacter sp. MIT 05-5293 genomic region harbors:
- a CDS encoding YopX family protein, which produces MKLSNFDFRVWDYDNKEYMECVGFARFSEWLKDDKDAHFIEFGDAFFDEQRYVGINQYPLLEDSKNDYEIELYTGLKDSKGKKIYEGDIIELTHSVLLPKKGYVKFYKGSFFFVENDDGIDLLMNFEVMRIKEYSIEVIGNIHNKRV; this is translated from the coding sequence ATGAAACTAAGTAATTTTGATTTTCGGGTTTGGGATTATGACAATAAAGAGTATATGGAGTGCGTAGGTTTTGCTCGTTTCTCTGAATGGTTAAAAGATGATAAAGACGCACACTTTATTGAATTTGGAGATGCTTTCTTTGATGAGCAAAGGTATGTAGGAATCAATCAATATCCATTATTAGAAGATTCTAAAAACGATTACGAAATTGAGCTTTACACAGGGCTAAAAGATTCTAAGGGCAAGAAAATCTATGAGGGAGATATTATAGAGCTTACTCATTCTGTTTTATTACCAAAAAAAGGATATGTCAAATTCTATAAAGGCTCATTCTTTTTTGTTGAAAACGATGATGGTATTGATTTATTAATGAATTTTGAAGTAATGCGAATTAAAGAATATAGCATTGAAGTGATTGGAAATATCCACAATAAAAGGGTGTAA